A genome region from Bradyrhizobium sp. WSM1417 includes the following:
- a CDS encoding helix-turn-helix domain-containing protein — protein MSDTIHTLSTTGMTPKRQIQSWIDGLTSLCGHFDVDPLEASSLEGRIDYTSVSRLKLCQIEVSQHRIAHTLARAKANEHPYIKIHFQTYGVSYFEQEGRHIELNPGDIIAYDVSCPHSIISPAFTRHDVVIVPKALLRDRGFPSQRMPACKLTSRTGTGRIAHDFVHATFDEAAKLSANSAVGVADSLIDLLLLPLREADTMLDRVGPEATYVRAQFFIREHLRDPDLCIDQISGELGCSKRYLHMLFSERGTTVSDYIWQARLQNCRQELEAHAGKTITDVAFSWGFSSSSHFSRVFRKYFGVVPSSIHKAQQGAVAADEH, from the coding sequence ATGTCCGACACGATTCACACGCTCTCGACGACGGGAATGACGCCGAAACGTCAGATCCAAAGCTGGATCGACGGGCTGACCAGCCTGTGTGGGCATTTCGACGTCGATCCGCTCGAAGCGTCCTCGCTCGAGGGCCGCATCGACTACACCAGCGTCTCGCGCCTGAAGCTCTGCCAGATCGAGGTCAGCCAGCATCGCATCGCGCACACGCTGGCGCGCGCCAAGGCCAATGAACACCCCTATATCAAGATTCACTTCCAGACTTACGGTGTGTCCTATTTCGAGCAGGAAGGCCGCCACATCGAGCTGAACCCGGGCGACATCATCGCCTATGACGTCTCCTGTCCGCATTCGATCATCAGCCCCGCATTCACGCGCCACGACGTGGTGATCGTGCCGAAGGCGCTGCTGCGCGACCGCGGATTCCCGTCCCAGCGAATGCCCGCCTGCAAATTGACCTCACGCACGGGAACGGGGCGCATCGCCCACGATTTCGTCCATGCGACCTTCGACGAGGCGGCCAAGCTGTCGGCGAACAGTGCGGTCGGCGTCGCCGATTCGCTGATCGACCTCTTGCTGCTGCCGCTGCGCGAGGCGGACACGATGCTCGATCGCGTCGGGCCCGAAGCGACCTATGTGCGCGCGCAGTTCTTCATCCGCGAGCATTTGCGCGATCCGGATCTGTGCATCGACCAGATCTCCGGCGAACTGGGCTGCTCCAAGCGTTATCTGCACATGCTGTTCTCGGAGCGCGGCACCACGGTGAGCGACTACATCTGGCAGGCGCGTCTTCAGAATTGCCGCCAGGAGCTCGAGGCCCACGCCGGCAAGACCATCACCGACGTCGCGTTCTCCTGGGGCTTCTCCAGCTCATCGCATTTCAGCCGGGTGTTCCGGAAATATTTCGGCGTGGTGCCGTCCTCGATCCACAAGGCGCAACAGGGCGCCGTTGCCGCGGACGAGCATTAG
- the xoxF5 gene encoding lanthanide-dependent methanol dehydrogenase XoxF5, whose product MRKVLLAAYLGSAAALAVGSASANDEVLKMSQNPKDWVMPTGDYANTRYSKLNQINAQNVGKLQVAWTFSTGVLRGHEGGPLIIGNMMYVHTPFPNKVYAIDLSNENKIVWKYEPKQDPNVIPVMCCDTVNRGLAYGDGKIFLHQADTTLVALDAKSGQVAWTAKNGDASKGETGTSAPMVVKDKVLIGISGGEFGVQAHMTAYDIKTGKLAWRGYSEGPDDQILVDAEKTTALGKPVGKDSSLKTWQGDQWKIGGGATWGWISYDPELNLVYYGSGNPSTWNPKQRPGDNKWSMTIWARNPDTGQAKWVYQMTPHDEWDYDGVNEMILSDQAINGQPRKLLTHFDRNGLGYTLDRVTGELLVAEKYDPKVNWTSGVDMDKNSPTYGRPKVLDAASTDKAGEDHNVKGICPAALGTKDEQPAAYSPDTQLFYVPTNHVCMDYEPFKVSYTAGQPYVGATLSMYPPQGETHMGNFIAWDGKTGKIVWSNKEQFSVWSGALATAGNVVFYGTLEGYLKAVDAKTGKELYKFKTPSGIIGNVTTYENGGKQYIAVLSGVGGWAGIGLAAGLTDPTAGLGAVGGYAALSNYTALGGTLTVFSLPN is encoded by the coding sequence ATGCGCAAGGTACTACTCGCGGCCTATCTTGGCTCCGCGGCGGCTCTCGCCGTCGGCAGCGCGTCGGCCAACGATGAAGTGCTCAAGATGTCGCAGAACCCGAAAGACTGGGTGATGCCGACGGGCGACTACGCCAACACCCGCTATTCCAAGCTGAACCAGATCAACGCACAAAACGTAGGCAAGCTCCAGGTCGCCTGGACCTTCTCGACCGGCGTGCTGCGCGGTCACGAAGGCGGCCCGCTGATCATCGGCAATATGATGTATGTCCACACGCCGTTCCCGAACAAGGTCTACGCTATTGACCTTTCCAACGAGAACAAGATCGTCTGGAAATACGAGCCGAAGCAGGATCCGAATGTCATCCCTGTGATGTGCTGCGACACGGTCAACCGCGGTTTGGCCTATGGCGACGGCAAGATCTTCCTGCATCAGGCCGACACCACGCTCGTCGCGCTCGATGCCAAGAGCGGTCAGGTGGCATGGACCGCAAAGAACGGCGACGCCAGCAAGGGCGAGACCGGCACTTCGGCCCCCATGGTCGTCAAGGACAAGGTGCTGATCGGCATCTCCGGCGGCGAGTTCGGGGTCCAAGCCCATATGACCGCCTACGACATCAAGACCGGCAAACTGGCTTGGCGCGGCTACTCGGAAGGACCGGATGATCAGATTCTGGTCGACGCCGAGAAGACCACCGCGCTCGGCAAGCCGGTCGGCAAGGACTCGAGCCTGAAGACCTGGCAAGGCGATCAGTGGAAGATCGGCGGCGGGGCGACCTGGGGCTGGATCTCCTACGACCCCGAGCTGAACCTCGTCTACTACGGATCGGGCAATCCCTCGACCTGGAATCCGAAGCAGCGTCCCGGCGACAATAAATGGTCGATGACGATCTGGGCTCGCAACCCTGACACCGGCCAAGCCAAGTGGGTCTATCAGATGACGCCCCACGACGAGTGGGACTATGACGGCGTCAACGAGATGATCCTCTCGGACCAGGCGATCAACGGCCAGCCGCGCAAGCTGCTGACGCACTTCGATCGTAACGGCCTCGGCTACACGCTCGATCGCGTCACCGGCGAGCTCCTTGTCGCTGAAAAGTACGATCCGAAGGTGAACTGGACCTCCGGCGTCGACATGGACAAGAACTCGCCGACCTACGGCCGCCCGAAGGTGCTCGACGCAGCTTCGACTGACAAGGCGGGCGAGGACCACAACGTGAAGGGCATCTGCCCGGCCGCGCTCGGCACCAAGGACGAGCAGCCGGCAGCCTACTCGCCGGACACGCAGCTGTTCTACGTTCCGACCAACCACGTCTGCATGGACTACGAGCCGTTCAAGGTGAGCTACACCGCGGGCCAGCCCTACGTGGGTGCGACGCTCTCGATGTATCCGCCGCAGGGTGAAACCCACATGGGCAACTTCATCGCCTGGGACGGCAAGACCGGCAAGATCGTCTGGTCGAACAAGGAGCAGTTCTCGGTCTGGTCGGGTGCGCTCGCAACCGCAGGCAATGTGGTGTTCTACGGAACGCTCGAAGGCTACCTGAAGGCAGTCGACGCCAAGACCGGCAAGGAGCTCTACAAGTTCAAGACTCCCTCCGGCATCATCGGCAACGTCACCACCTATGAGAACGGCGGCAAGCAGTATATCGCAGTGCTCTCCGGCGTGGGTGGCTGGGCCGGCATCGGTCTGGCGGCAGGCCTGACCGATCCGACCGCCGGTCTCGGCGCAGTCGGTGGCTACGCGGCGCTCAGCAATTACACGGCACTCGGCGGTACGCTGACCGTGTTCTCGCTGCCCAACTAG
- a CDS encoding c-type cytochrome, methanol metabolism-related codes for MFLFASGGIAVADGSGDPTAVKQNETGEWSDKEGNPTYKITDGSVDWYTYSGYRRYHSDCHVCHGPDGMGSTYAPALKDSLKTMSYADFLGVVASGRKNISTAAENVMPAFGDNPNVACYMDDLYVYLRARSNEAWGRTRPGKHEDKNDAYTKNEDSCMGKK; via the coding sequence ATGTTCTTGTTCGCGTCCGGGGGAATTGCCGTCGCGGACGGCTCAGGTGACCCGACCGCCGTCAAGCAGAACGAAACCGGCGAATGGTCCGACAAGGAAGGCAACCCGACCTACAAGATCACTGACGGATCCGTCGACTGGTACACCTATTCCGGATACCGCCGCTATCACTCGGACTGCCATGTGTGTCACGGCCCGGATGGCATGGGCTCGACCTACGCCCCGGCGCTCAAGGATTCGCTGAAGACGATGAGCTATGCCGACTTTCTCGGCGTCGTCGCCTCCGGCCGCAAGAACATCTCGACTGCTGCAGAGAACGTGATGCCGGCCTTCGGCGATAACCCGAACGTCGCCTGCTACATGGACGATCTCTACGTCTATCTGCGCGCCCGCTCCAACGAGGCCTGGGGCCGCACAAGACCCGGCAAGCACGAGGACAAGAACGACGCCTATACCAAGAACGAAGATTCGTGCATGGGCAAGAAGTGA
- a CDS encoding S-(hydroxymethyl)glutathione dehydrogenase/class III alcohol dehydrogenase, with translation MKTRAAVAFEAKKPLEIVEVDLEGPKVGEVLVEIKATGICHTDAYTLDGFDSEGIFPSILGHEGAGIIREIGPGVTSVKPGDHVIPLYTPECRQCKSCLSQKTNLCTAIRATQGKGVMPDGTSRFSYKGKPIYHYMGCSTFSNFTVLPEIAVAKIREDAPFDKSCYIGCGVTTGVGAVVNTAKVEPGSNVVVFGLGGIGLNVIQGAKMAGADKIIGVDINDSKEEWGRRFGMTDFVNPKKITGDIVPHLVTLTDGGADYTFDCTGSTTVMRQALEACHRGWGTSIIIGVAESGKEIATRPFQLVTGRNWRGTAFGGARGRTDVPKIVDWYMNGKIQIDPMITHTLKLEDINKGFDLMHEGKSIRSVVVF, from the coding sequence ATGAAGACACGTGCCGCCGTCGCTTTCGAAGCCAAGAAGCCGCTCGAGATCGTCGAAGTCGATCTGGAAGGACCGAAGGTCGGCGAAGTCCTGGTCGAGATCAAGGCGACGGGCATCTGCCACACCGACGCCTACACGCTCGACGGCTTCGACAGCGAAGGAATTTTCCCGTCGATCCTGGGGCATGAGGGCGCGGGCATCATCCGCGAGATCGGTCCTGGCGTGACCTCGGTGAAGCCGGGCGACCATGTCATTCCGCTCTACACGCCTGAATGCCGGCAATGCAAAAGCTGCCTCAGCCAGAAGACCAATCTCTGCACCGCGATCCGCGCGACGCAGGGCAAGGGCGTGATGCCCGACGGCACCAGCCGCTTCTCCTACAAGGGCAAGCCGATCTACCACTACATGGGCTGCTCGACGTTCTCGAACTTCACCGTGCTGCCGGAGATCGCGGTCGCCAAGATCCGCGAGGACGCGCCGTTCGACAAGAGCTGCTACATCGGCTGCGGCGTCACCACCGGCGTCGGCGCCGTCGTCAACACCGCCAAGGTCGAGCCGGGCTCCAACGTGGTCGTGTTCGGCCTCGGCGGCATCGGCCTGAACGTGATCCAGGGGGCCAAGATGGCTGGCGCGGACAAGATCATCGGCGTCGACATCAACGACTCCAAGGAGGAATGGGGACGCCGGTTCGGCATGACCGATTTCGTCAATCCCAAGAAGATCACCGGCGACATCGTCCCGCATCTCGTGACCCTGACGGACGGAGGCGCCGACTACACCTTCGACTGCACCGGCAGCACCACAGTGATGCGCCAGGCGCTGGAAGCCTGCCATCGCGGCTGGGGCACCTCGATCATCATCGGCGTTGCCGAATCCGGCAAGGAGATCGCCACCCGCCCGTTCCAGCTCGTCACCGGGCGAAATTGGCGCGGCACCGCCTTCGGCGGCGCGCGGGGCCGCACCGACGTGCCGAAGATTGTCGACTGGTACATGAACGGAAAGATCCAGATCGACCCGATGATTACCCACACGCTCAAGCTCGAAGACATCAACAAAGGCTTCGACCTGATGCATGAGGGCAAATCGATCCGTTCAGTCGTCGTGTTCTAG
- the gfa gene encoding S-(hydroxymethyl)glutathione synthase, protein MTVALHPSIDNGIKQGSGSFAGGTLACKCSDHQVKVAVKGDVAHNHACGCTKCWKPQGANFSVVAVVPRQNVTVLENGDKLQIVDPSAVIQRYACKACGTHMYGRIENKGHPFYGLDFIHPELFQEQGSQAPQFAAFVSSVIESGVKPEQMGGIRARFKELGLEPYDCLSPALMDAIATHVAKAKAA, encoded by the coding sequence ATGACTGTTGCACTCCATCCCTCGATCGATAACGGCATCAAACAGGGCAGCGGCAGCTTCGCCGGCGGCACGCTCGCATGCAAATGCAGCGACCATCAGGTCAAGGTCGCCGTCAAGGGCGACGTCGCGCATAACCATGCCTGTGGCTGCACCAAGTGCTGGAAACCGCAGGGCGCGAATTTCTCCGTCGTCGCCGTGGTACCCCGGCAGAACGTCACCGTGCTCGAGAACGGCGACAAGCTCCAAATCGTCGACCCGTCGGCGGTGATCCAGCGCTACGCCTGCAAGGCCTGCGGCACGCACATGTACGGCCGCATCGAGAACAAGGGTCACCCGTTCTACGGCCTCGACTTCATCCACCCGGAACTGTTCCAGGAGCAGGGTTCGCAGGCGCCGCAATTCGCCGCCTTCGTCTCGTCGGTGATCGAATCGGGTGTGAAGCCGGAGCAGATGGGCGGAATACGGGCTCGGTTCAAGGAGCTTGGCCTCGAGCCCTATGACTGCCTGTCGCCGGCACTGATGGACGCGATCGCGACCCACGTGGCGAAAGCCAAGGCCGCCTGA
- a CDS encoding (2Fe-2S)-binding protein, which translates to MIKVKINGQEQSWDGDPDLPLLWFLRDEAGLTGTKFGCGQALCGACTVIVDKEAVRACITSINDVAGREITTIEGLHPNGDHPVQKAWRQVNVPQCGFCQAGQIMQAAALLMDNPKPSHDQIREAMSGNICRCGCYQRIENAVHLASTGV; encoded by the coding sequence ATGATCAAGGTGAAGATCAATGGCCAGGAACAGAGCTGGGACGGCGACCCGGATCTCCCGCTACTCTGGTTCCTGCGCGACGAGGCCGGGCTGACCGGCACCAAGTTCGGCTGTGGCCAGGCCCTGTGCGGCGCCTGCACCGTCATCGTCGACAAGGAAGCCGTGCGCGCCTGCATCACGTCGATCAACGACGTCGCCGGCCGCGAGATCACGACGATCGAGGGACTGCATCCGAACGGTGATCACCCGGTACAGAAGGCCTGGCGGCAGGTCAACGTTCCCCAATGCGGCTTCTGCCAGGCAGGGCAGATCATGCAGGCGGCTGCGCTGCTGATGGACAACCCAAAGCCGTCGCACGACCAGATCCGCGAAGCGATGTCCGGCAACATCTGCCGCTGCGGCTGCTACCAGCGCATCGAGAATGCGGTCCATCTCGCATCGACGGGAGTGTGA
- a CDS encoding molybdopterin cofactor-binding domain-containing protein yields the protein MNFIDNPKKLRGFEKNIKVEKVSRRSILKGLGITGGFVLAAPVMSRQAFAYETGAGKMPHGVVVDPRVFVAVAPDGTVTILAHRAEMGTGVRTSLPLIVAEEMEADWSRVKVEQAHGDEVKFGNQDTDGSRSTRHYLMPMRQIGASARTMLEQAAAKRWGVPATEVKAVNHEVVHSATSRKLGFGELAADAAKESVPSIEGLKLKDPKDFRYLGKGQIGIVDLHDITTGKARYGADVRLPGMKYAVIARPPVTGGKLVKFDPDAALKVPGVEKVMQVRGWPWPSKFQPLGGVAVIARNTGAAIKGRDALKLTWDDGANGKYDSVAYRKELEEASRKPGLVVRQEGDAEAALKGADKVVVGEYYLPHLAHVSMEPPVAVADVKGDKAEIWAPVQSPGGTREDVAKTLGIPEGNVTVNVTLLGGGFGRKSKCDFALEAALLSKELGVPVKVQWTREDDVRHDFLHTVSVERIEAGLDKSGKVIAWRHRSVAPSIGSTFAAGAKHQAPFELGMGLVDMPFEIANISCENPEAAAFTRIGWFRSVSNIPRAFAVQSMVGEIAHATGRDQKETLLALIGSPRIVKPAVKDMWNYGEPMDSYPIDTARLRKVVELVAEKGEWGRQMPKGHGLGIAVHRSFVSYIATIVEVAVDDKGKLTVPRVDTAIDCGTYVNPERIASQIEGAAIMGLSLAKYGEITFKDGKVQQKNFDDFQVLRIDESPAVTNVYIVPPGPDTPPSGVGEPGVPPFAPALMNAIFAATGKRIRSLPLGKQLEA from the coding sequence ATGAATTTCATCGACAACCCGAAGAAGCTTCGTGGCTTCGAGAAGAACATCAAAGTCGAGAAGGTTTCACGCCGCAGCATCCTGAAGGGACTCGGCATCACCGGCGGCTTCGTACTCGCGGCGCCCGTGATGTCGCGCCAGGCGTTCGCCTACGAGACCGGCGCCGGCAAGATGCCCCACGGCGTCGTGGTCGATCCGCGCGTGTTCGTCGCGGTCGCACCCGACGGCACCGTCACCATCCTCGCCCACCGCGCCGAGATGGGCACGGGCGTGCGCACCAGCCTGCCGCTGATCGTGGCCGAGGAGATGGAAGCCGACTGGTCACGGGTCAAGGTGGAACAGGCCCATGGCGACGAGGTCAAGTTCGGCAACCAGGACACCGACGGCTCGCGCAGCACGCGGCATTATTTGATGCCGATGCGCCAGATCGGTGCCTCCGCCCGCACAATGCTCGAGCAGGCCGCCGCGAAACGCTGGGGTGTGCCCGCAACCGAGGTCAAGGCCGTCAATCACGAGGTCGTCCACAGCGCGACGAGCCGCAAGCTCGGCTTCGGCGAACTCGCAGCCGATGCCGCCAAGGAATCGGTGCCGAGCATCGAAGGGCTCAAGCTGAAGGACCCCAAGGATTTCCGCTATCTCGGTAAGGGCCAGATCGGCATCGTCGATCTCCACGACATCACCACCGGTAAGGCGCGTTACGGCGCCGACGTGCGGCTGCCCGGCATGAAGTATGCCGTGATAGCGCGCCCGCCGGTGACCGGCGGCAAGCTGGTTAAGTTCGATCCAGACGCGGCTTTGAAGGTCCCCGGCGTCGAGAAGGTGATGCAGGTGCGCGGCTGGCCGTGGCCGTCGAAATTCCAGCCGCTCGGCGGCGTCGCCGTGATCGCCCGCAACACCGGCGCGGCGATCAAGGGCCGCGACGCGCTGAAGCTGACCTGGGACGACGGCGCCAACGGCAAATACGACTCCGTCGCCTACCGCAAGGAGCTCGAGGAGGCCTCGCGCAAGCCGGGCCTTGTCGTGCGCCAGGAAGGCGACGCCGAGGCTGCTCTGAAGGGCGCCGACAAGGTCGTCGTCGGCGAATATTATCTGCCGCACCTTGCCCATGTCAGCATGGAGCCGCCGGTGGCGGTCGCCGACGTCAAGGGTGACAAGGCGGAGATCTGGGCGCCGGTGCAGAGCCCGGGCGGCACGCGCGAGGACGTTGCGAAGACGCTTGGCATTCCCGAGGGCAATGTCACCGTCAACGTCACGCTGCTCGGCGGCGGCTTCGGCCGCAAGTCGAAATGTGACTTCGCGCTCGAGGCCGCGCTGCTGTCGAAGGAGCTCGGCGTGCCCGTCAAGGTGCAGTGGACGCGCGAGGACGACGTCCGCCACGATTTCCTGCACACGGTCTCCGTGGAACGGATCGAGGCGGGGCTCGACAAGAGCGGAAAAGTGATCGCCTGGCGCCATCGCAGCGTGGCCCCGAGCATCGGCTCGACGTTTGCGGCAGGTGCAAAGCACCAGGCGCCCTTCGAGCTCGGCATGGGCCTCGTCGACATGCCCTTCGAGATCGCCAACATCTCCTGCGAGAACCCGGAGGCCGCGGCGTTCACCCGGATCGGCTGGTTCCGCTCGGTCTCGAACATTCCGCGCGCCTTCGCGGTCCAATCGATGGTGGGCGAGATCGCCCATGCAACCGGCCGCGACCAGAAGGAGACGCTGCTCGCGCTGATCGGCAGCCCGCGCATCGTCAAGCCTGCTGTGAAGGATATGTGGAACTATGGCGAGCCGATGGACAGCTATCCGATCGACACCGCGCGCCTGCGCAAGGTGGTCGAGCTGGTCGCCGAGAAGGGCGAATGGGGCCGTCAAATGCCGAAAGGCCATGGCCTCGGCATTGCCGTGCACCGCAGCTTCGTCAGCTATATCGCGACCATCGTCGAGGTGGCCGTCGACGACAAGGGCAAGCTGACGGTGCCGCGGGTGGACACCGCCATCGACTGCGGCACCTATGTCAACCCCGAGCGCATCGCCTCGCAGATCGAGGGCGCGGCGATCATGGGGCTCAGTCTCGCCAAATACGGCGAGATCACCTTCAAGGACGGCAAGGTGCAGCAGAAGAACTTCGACGACTTCCAGGTCCTCAGGATCGACGAATCTCCTGCGGTGACCAACGTCTACATCGTGCCGCCAGGACCCGACACGCCGCCGAGCGGCGTCGGCGAGCCCGGCGTCCCGCCATTCGCGCCGGCGCTGATGAACGCCATCTTCGCCGCGACCGGAAAGCGCATCCGCAGCCTTCCGCTCGGCAAGCAATTGGAAGCGTAA
- a CDS encoding methanol/ethanol family PQQ-dependent dehydrogenase has translation MTRKQWLLSGFVAFTCLASTLASTAAVSGPIENYAPVTAQRLENPEPANWMLYRRTYDGQGYSPLDQINTSNVKNLTPVWTFATGVVEGHEAPPIVNNGVMFVATPMGQVIALNAKTGDEYWRYKRQLPDDLFQLHPTSRGVGLWEDKLYLATTDDHVVALDAKTGKVVWDTKVQDYKKGQYMTLMPLIVDGKVIVGGSGGEFGVRGYVAAYDAKDGKELWRTYTIPGEGEPGHDTWQGEDWKNGGGSAWMTGNYDKDTKTIYWGVGNAAPWPGEMHPGDNLYTSSVLALDPNTGKIKTYHQYHQNDSWDWDEVEAPMLIDLQRDGRNIKSLVHPGRDAIFWILERTPTKINYVAGWPFVSTDVWKGIDAESGRPIVDPAHKPMVGKRVEFCPSLWGGKDWPSAAYSQKTGLVYVPANENFCGGFTGEKVPLKPGELWLGTKPEDIGLKTKPGADHFGELQAWDPVTGKKMWQHNFPKSQLFGSVTATAGDLVFVGGTNDRNFRAFNAKSGELLWEQKTNSGIMGMPVSYEIDGTQYIAIQSGWGVDAQRIQDALVTNNIGIEANVPQGGVIWVFALKK, from the coding sequence ATGACCAGGAAGCAGTGGTTACTGTCCGGCTTCGTCGCCTTCACGTGTCTTGCATCGACTCTTGCCTCGACCGCCGCCGTATCAGGCCCGATCGAGAACTACGCGCCGGTCACCGCGCAGCGATTGGAAAACCCGGAGCCCGCCAATTGGATGCTCTATCGGCGGACCTATGACGGGCAGGGCTACAGCCCACTTGACCAGATCAACACCTCGAATGTGAAGAACCTCACCCCGGTCTGGACCTTCGCGACCGGCGTCGTCGAAGGTCACGAGGCGCCGCCGATCGTCAACAACGGCGTGATGTTCGTTGCGACCCCGATGGGCCAGGTGATCGCGCTGAATGCCAAGACCGGCGACGAATATTGGCGCTACAAGCGGCAGCTCCCCGACGATCTGTTCCAGTTGCATCCGACCAGCCGCGGCGTCGGACTCTGGGAGGACAAGCTCTATCTCGCCACCACAGACGACCATGTCGTCGCGCTCGACGCCAAGACCGGCAAGGTGGTGTGGGACACCAAGGTGCAGGACTACAAGAAGGGCCAGTACATGACCCTGATGCCGCTGATCGTCGACGGCAAGGTCATCGTCGGCGGCTCCGGCGGCGAGTTCGGCGTGCGCGGCTATGTCGCCGCCTATGATGCCAAGGACGGCAAGGAGCTGTGGCGGACTTATACGATTCCGGGCGAAGGCGAGCCCGGCCACGACACCTGGCAGGGCGAGGACTGGAAGAACGGCGGCGGCTCGGCCTGGATGACCGGCAATTACGACAAGGACACCAAGACGATCTATTGGGGCGTCGGCAACGCCGCGCCGTGGCCCGGCGAGATGCATCCCGGCGACAATCTCTATACTTCGTCAGTACTCGCGCTCGATCCGAACACCGGCAAGATCAAGACCTATCACCAGTATCACCAGAACGATTCCTGGGATTGGGACGAGGTCGAAGCGCCGATGTTGATCGACCTGCAACGCGACGGCCGCAACATCAAGAGCCTGGTCCATCCGGGACGCGATGCGATCTTCTGGATACTCGAGCGCACGCCGACCAAGATCAACTACGTCGCCGGCTGGCCGTTCGTCTCCACCGACGTCTGGAAGGGCATCGACGCCGAGAGCGGCAGGCCGATCGTCGATCCCGCGCACAAGCCGATGGTCGGCAAGCGCGTGGAATTCTGTCCGTCGCTGTGGGGCGGCAAGGATTGGCCGTCGGCGGCCTACAGCCAGAAGACCGGCCTTGTCTACGTGCCCGCCAACGAGAATTTCTGCGGCGGGTTCACCGGCGAGAAGGTTCCGCTTAAGCCCGGCGAACTCTGGCTCGGCACCAAGCCGGAGGACATCGGGCTGAAGACGAAGCCCGGGGCGGATCATTTCGGCGAGCTCCAAGCTTGGGATCCCGTCACGGGCAAGAAGATGTGGCAACACAACTTCCCCAAGTCGCAGCTGTTCGGCTCGGTGACGGCGACCGCGGGCGATCTCGTCTTCGTAGGTGGCACCAACGACCGCAACTTCCGCGCCTTTAACGCGAAGTCCGGCGAGCTGTTGTGGGAGCAGAAGACCAACTCCGGCATCATGGGTATGCCGGTGTCCTATGAGATCGACGGCACGCAATACATCGCGATCCAGTCGGGATGGGGCGTGGATGCGCAGCGCATCCAGGATGCACTCGTGACCAACAATATCGGCATCGAAGCCAACGTGCCCCAAGGCGGCGTGATCTGGGTGTTCGCGCTCAAGAAATAA
- a CDS encoding ubiquinol-cytochrome c reductase iron-sulfur subunit, whose product MSRASFNTSSSSSDNTAESEADACTEQTRRALLMSALATTACLACSTQVHAGEDAPGSDERPQKGDLLVFSEGDQEGKPVTAAALSAGGPPVHAWPKDPKTSVVRSASRLNEILIIRLDPAELDEQTKARAVDGILAYSAICSHAGCPVTAWVKSDVGDKEVLKCMCHNSEYDPRAGAQVVFGPAPRRLATLPLTLVDGSLSVAGNFIGKVGGAQPG is encoded by the coding sequence ATGTCGCGTGCATCGTTCAACACATCCTCTTCATCCTCCGACAACACAGCGGAATCCGAAGCTGACGCCTGCACGGAGCAGACCCGGCGGGCGCTGTTGATGAGTGCGCTGGCCACCACGGCGTGCCTCGCCTGTTCCACGCAGGTCCACGCGGGCGAGGATGCGCCCGGCTCCGACGAGCGGCCTCAGAAGGGCGATCTGCTCGTGTTCTCCGAGGGCGATCAGGAGGGAAAGCCCGTCACCGCGGCCGCTCTGTCGGCCGGCGGACCGCCGGTGCATGCCTGGCCGAAAGATCCAAAGACATCGGTCGTGCGCAGCGCCTCGCGCCTCAACGAGATTCTGATCATCCGCCTCGACCCCGCCGAGCTCGACGAGCAGACGAAAGCGCGCGCCGTCGATGGCATCCTCGCCTATTCGGCAATCTGCTCGCATGCCGGCTGTCCTGTCACGGCCTGGGTGAAGAGCGATGTCGGCGACAAGGAAGTGCTCAAATGCATGTGCCACAACTCCGAATACGATCCTCGCGCGGGCGCGCAGGTCGTGTTTGGGCCGGCGCCGCGACGGCTCGCTACGCTGCCGCTGACGCTGGTTGACGGCTCGCTCAGCGTCGCCGGAAACTTCATCGGAAAGGTAGGTGGCGCGCAGCCGGGATGA
- a CDS encoding group III truncated hemoglobin produces the protein MSDRLKAEREAATARRNLLTQDAIERTGITEEMIGELVTRFYGRVREDELLGPVFAIVQNWDEHLAKLRDFWSSVVLMSGRYHGSPMRAHMPLSLAGHHFDRWLDLFEQTAREVCPPQAAALFIDRARRIADSFEMASATLAGRIAAPRHVLRS, from the coding sequence ATGTCGGATCGACTGAAGGCCGAGCGCGAGGCTGCGACCGCGCGGCGGAATTTGCTGACCCAGGATGCAATCGAGCGTACCGGGATCACCGAAGAGATGATCGGGGAACTCGTGACCCGTTTCTATGGCCGCGTGCGCGAGGATGAGCTGCTGGGGCCGGTGTTCGCGATTGTGCAGAATTGGGACGAGCACCTGGCCAAGCTGCGGGACTTCTGGTCGTCGGTCGTGCTGATGAGCGGCCGCTACCATGGTTCGCCGATGCGGGCGCATATGCCGCTGAGCCTGGCTGGCCATCATTTCGACCGCTGGCTCGATCTGTTCGAACAGACCGCGCGCGAGGTCTGCCCGCCGCAGGCAGCCGCGCTGTTCATCGACAGGGCGCGCCGCATCGCCGACAGCTTTGAGATGGCGTCGGCGACCTTGGCCGGGCGCATCGCTGCGCCGCGTCACGTGCTCCGCTCCTAG